The stretch of DNA GCGAACGATTTAATGTTGCAGGAGTGAGTCTCGGTCGCTCGTTTGTCTCCTCTGCGCGCGGATTGGAAGCAATCAGCACAAACCCGGCAAACCTCACGTTACCGCACCGCGGGAGATTGAAAGAAGTAATTACCCAAACAATCACGCACGATTCACTTGTCGTCACAAAAGATTCGAGTGGCACAGATACAACAATGACTGTTTCCGTTTCGCACGACACGACAATGTTGGTCGTTCACAGACCACCGGCAGTTTCATTTTCGATTCCTGCATTGTCTCTGGGATTCAGTTTCGGTTCGGATTTCATCAACTACGACATCTACAAGGAGTATTTTACCGGTGGTCCGGATTTAGATGGCGATGGCGAGAACGACCCGAAGTATCTCACCGAAACGGATAAGAACCGCATCCTCGAAATCTTCCCGGCTGGAATTGCCGAGACACATGTTGATTTTGAATTTCGGGCATTCGGACTGACAATTCATAACGATGTCGTCGGCGATATCGGATTGAGCATTACCGACAGAATGTCGTTTAATTTTGATTTGCCGAAAGATTATGTTCGATTCTTTTTCTTCGGATTGGATTCACTCGGTTCGAAATATAATTTCGCAGGAACGGACATTCGGAGTTGGTACTTGCGGGAATACTCTCTCAGTTATGCACGGAAGATTCCACAACTCAAATACAAATATTTTAATAATGTTTCTGCGGGAGTAGGATTGAAAGTTGTCCATGGCTTCGCGGCAGTCATCACAGAAAAATATGATGCAACATTTGAGAACCGTGCAAACCCGAACGGTGGTTGGGATTTAGTCGGCAATTTCAATTCTCGCGTTCTACGTTCTTCCGTTGTTGAATCCGATTCGGACGATGTGAATCCGTTTGGTAAGCCAGCGGGAAGCGGTTTGGGATTTGATTTCGGAATTGCGGCTGATGTCTATCCGGCAATTCGCGCAGGGTTTAGCATCACCGACATTGGTTCAATCACATGGACAAAAAATACAAAGGAAACAATCGGCGATGCATCATTCATCATGACTAACCCGACACAGCAGGAACAACTCGATAGTCTTGAAAAAGCATTCACTGGAAAAGATACAGTAACAGGAGAGTTCTCGACTTCGCTTCCAACAATTCTGAGAATCGGTGCGGCTATTCAGGTTGACCAACTTCCCTTTGTCCGTTCGTTCCCCGGACAATTGTTAATGACAGTCGAGTATCATCAGGGATTCAATATGTCCCCCGGAAATACAACCCGTGCGCGTTTCGCACTCGGTGCAGAGTATCGCCCGGCGATGTGGATTCCAATTCGAACCGGGTTATCGTTCGGCGGTGTTGACAGGTTTAACTGGTCAGCGGGATTCGGTTTTGACTTTGGCGGATTTAACTGGAACTTCGGAACGGAAAATTTTGGTCTTCTTTTCTCACCGAACAATTGGGACCAGGCTTCGTTCGGGATGAATATGATTGTGAGAATATAATTATTGTCATCGTAGGGGTTTGATAAATCAAACCCCTACAAATTTAATTTTCTTCTCCTGCCAACCACTACAACTATTACAAAATATACTTACTCAAGTCGCGGTCTTTCACAATCTCTGAAAGTTTTTCGCGCACAAGTCCATCCGTAACTTTGAGTGTCTCGTCCACATATTTATCAGGCGCCTCAAAGAGAAATTCCTCAAGCAACGTTGTGAGAATTGTGTGAAGCCGTCTCGCGCCGATATTTTCCACGCGTTCGTTCACTTCCGCCGCAGTTCTTGCAATTTCCCGAATTGATTCAGGTGAAAATTCCAACGCTACATTTTCCGTTTCAAGCAGAGCAATGTATTGCTTGATGAGCGCATTTTGCGGGATGGTTAGTATCTTCACAAAATCTTCTTCAGTCAGGCTGTTCAATTCGACTCGAATCGGGAACCGTCCCTGTAATTCCGGGATCAAATCGGACGGCTTGGAAACATGAAACGCTCCTGAAGCAATGAACAAAATATGGTCGGTCTTCACCATGCCATACTTCGTCATCACATTCGAGCCTTCGACAATCGGAAGCAAGTCGCGCTGAACCCCTTCTCTCGAAACATCGGGACCGCCTCCGCTTCCCTGCGAGCGTGCAATCTTATCAATCTCATCAATAAAAATAATTCCAGAATTCTGAACACGATGTAACGCTTCTTTCACTGCGGCATCCATGTCAATCAACTTATCCGCTTCTTCTAAGGTGAGAAGAGAACGCGCTTCGGCAATCGTCAGCCGTCGCTTCTTGTGTTTCTTCGGCATCATATTGCCGAACATTTCCTGGATGTTCAATCCCATTTCTTCAATGTTGATGGGACCGAAGACCTGCATCGAAGGAAGTTGACTCGCCGTCACTTCCATCTCAATCGTTCTGTCATCAAGTTGATTTGCCTGCAATTTTTCTTTGAATCGTTCCCGTGTAGAACTGTGCAAGTCATTTTCCGGTTGACCCTCAGCTGTCGCATCATTCTCATTCGGTGATTTCTTTTTCACCGGTCCGACAAGAATATCGAGAACACGTTCATCTGCGAGTGAACGTGCCTTGTCCTGAACTTCCGCCGTCTTTTCGGCTTTCACCATCGTCACGGAATATTCCGTCAGGTCGCGCACCATTGATTCAACATCTCGACCGACATACCCGACCTCGGTAAACTTCGATGCTTCCACTTTAATGAATGGCGCGTTGACTAACTTTGCCAACCGCCGGGCAATCTCCGTCTTTCCCACTCCTGTCGGTCCAATCATGATGATATTGTTCGGCATGATTTCTTCACGCAAACTTTCCGGCGTCTGCATTCGCCTCCACCGGTTACGAATGGCTATCGCAACTGCTTTCTTCGCCGCGTTCTGCCCGATGATGTAGCGGTCAAGTTCCGAAACAATTTGCTTCGGTGTAAATTCCTTTGACGCCTCTTTTTTATTTTTCTTGCTCATGTCGTTTACAATTCTTCGATTACAATATTTTCATTCGTGTAGATGCAGATTTCTCCTGCGGTTGTCAGTGAATCCTGTACAATTTCTCGCGGCGTCAGTTGCGTATGCTTCACCAACATGCGTGCCGCGGCAAGAGCGAAATTTCCGCCCGAACCGATCGCAACAATTCCATCATCCGGTTCTATCACGTCACCCGTTCCGGAAATAATAAGCGATTGTTCTTTGTTGAGTACCGCAAGCAACGCTTCAAGATGACGAAGATATTTATCCGTCCGCCAATTTTTTGCAAGTTCTACCGCCGCGCGCACCAAATTGCCATGATACTGTTGCAGTTTATCTTCAAACCGTTCGAAGAGCGTGAAGGCATCGGCAGCGGCGCCGGCAAACCCTGCAAGAACCGTATCGTTGTACAGTTTGCGGATTTTTTTTGCGTGATGTTTCATCACGGCATTGCCGACCGTTACTTGCCCATCACTGCCGATAACTGCCTGACCGTTGTGCCGCAGTCCAAGCACTGTAGTTGAATGTATTATTAAATTACTCATAGGAGATTAAATTGTTCTTCGAAGTCGTGCAACAGGAATCCTCATTGCTTCACGGTACTTTGCAACTGTTCGGCGCGCAATATTCACCCCTTCTGCCTTCAGCATCGCCGCAATGTTATCATCGCTTAACGGGTCCTGAGGATTCTCTGCCTCTATAATTTCTTTGATTTTTTTCTTCACTTCCTTGTTGGAGATATCTTCGCCGGATGTCGTGGAGAGTTTATCACTGAAAAAGTATCGTAATTCAAACACACCGAACTCACACTGTACATATTTCCCGTTCACCACACGGCTGATAGTAGAAATGTCCATCCCGATTACTTCCGCGATGTCCTTGTAAATCATCGGTCGAAGCCCCTCACCTGTCTCAAAAAACTCGCGCTGTCGGTCAACAATCGTGTGCATGACCTTCAACATTGTTTCCCGTCGTTGATAGATACAATTGATAAACCACTTCGCCCGCTCAAACTGGTCCCGGATAAACGTCTTCACTTCGGTCGGTGTTACGGTGTTCTTCTTCTGCGTCATCAACTCTTTATATCGCTTATTCAACCGGAGCGGAGGAACGCTCCGGTCATTTAAGTTGATGACAAATTCCCCCTCCTCGTTTTCTACAATAAAATCCGGGATAATATAATTGTGTTGTGCAGTAAGAGTTCCTTCCCCCGGTTTCGGATTCAACTTGGAAATCAACTCAATAACCTGCTTCAATTCATCAATGGTAATAGTTAAGTATTTTGCCAACTCAGCATAGTGCTTAAGCGTAAACTCGTACCATTGCTCACGCAACATCTTCAACGCAAGTTCTTTGGTTCGCTCCGGGAATTCTCCTATCTCTAACTGGGCTATCAAACATTCCTGGAGACTCCGTGCAGCAATCCCCGGCGGGTCAAGTCGTTGGATTTGAAACAAAACCCGCTCCGCCCGTTCAATCGTAAGCGTTGTACCTTGTGCAAGATTCAAATCCTGGACGATGAGATTCAGTTCGCGCCTCAGGTAACCATCCTCATCAATATTCCCGATAATTTCCTCTCCAAGCAATTCTTCTTCCTGGGTAATATCGAGATACTGCAACTGGTCTTTCAGTTTTTCAGTAAGCGCAACTTCCGCGGGCATCGGGAATTCATCTTTATCGTCATCCTCATCACTCGATTGAACATTCGTTTTATATCCCGACAAATCATCGTTCATGAAATCTTCAAACGAGTATCCGTCTTCCGGAGATTCTTTTTTCTCGGTGATTGTTTCCGATTTCCCCTCTAATTCCGGGAGCGGCTCTACAGGCTCTTCCGGCTGTTCGGTTGTCGTCTCAACTTCATCCCCCTCCTCCAAAAGCGGATTCGCCTCAAGTTCCTCCTTGATGCGTTGCTCCAAAGAAAGAACGGGAAGTTGCAACAATTTCAAATAAAGAACTTGTTGCGGAGTAAGACGTAATTCCTGTCGTAAATGTTGTGTTAAATGTTGTTGCATACGTTTCGCACTGAATGCGATTACAAACTTTCTTTTAGTTAATTCTAAATCTTTCTGAACTGTCATTCTGAATCCCGCTTTAGCGGGTGAAGAATCTCCGCATTATACGGTTGAGATTCTTCGCTTCGCAACCAATGACAATAAGTAGATTTATCATTACCCTTGATTCAATTCTTTACATGTCTTATGAAATTCCTGATACCACGCTTCACCGAAACTTCGCACGAGCGGTTCCTTCAAAAACTCGAACAACGGAATTTCTTCTTTCTTTCCCCGTTCGAGCGCCGGTTTACATGATTCAATTTCTTCATATCGGATTGTCGTTCTTGGAGTGACAGAGACACGAACCGGAAACAGGTGACAGGAAATCGGTTTCTTCCACACTGTTTCGCCATTCAAAAATGCGCGCTCCAACGAACAACGGGCGATGTCATCATCATAATACACAAACACACAAGCCCCTTCATCAACACACATTGTCGCACGGTACCCGGGAAATCCCTCATACATTCCTTGTTCTTGAATTACTTGAAGATGAGATACAGGCAGATACTTTCTGACAACCGGAAACGCCCGCTCGATTTCAGGAATTTCGCTTTCCAAAAGCGGAGCGCCGCGTCCCCCCGGCATCGTGCAACATGCTCCTTTACATCGCTTCAAATCGCACGCAAATTCAACTTTTCCAACTTGCGTTTCCACGCGAACTTCACCGATGATGAACATTGCCGCATCAAAATACAAAACTTTTCGGTAAGAGAAAACTTGATTTTTTAGAGAAAAGTAATTAAAAAAGCCGACCAAATTTTCCATTTGCTCGGCTTCATCATTCTATATGATTTGATTACATCATTTTGCAATCAGCATTTTCTTTGTTGCAGTATAAATTTCTCTACTACCCGTAAGAGGTACTGCAATAATTCTGTAAAAATACACACTACTCTGAAGCAATGTGGCATCGAAAGTTACAGACCTATTCCCCGCATCTTGCACCATTTCAACAAGTGTTGAAACTTCCTTTCCAAGTGTATTGTAAACTTTGAGCGTTACATAGCAGTCGCTTGGTAATTCATAATTGATAATTGTTACAGGGTTGAAAGGATTAGGAATATTTTGTTTGAGGATGAATCCACTTGTGATATTTTTTCCCTCATTATTTTTTACTCCTATTTTAGTCGCCCCATTACTAAAAATCGGAGACCAAGCAGAATAACCGCCATCATTTACCGCGCGAATTTTGTAATAATATACGGTCAGCCCAACGAAGCAAACATTATCTGTGTAGCAAGTTGACGAATAGCTAACAGAAGCATAGTACCGCAAATCATTCGACGAGGTTCCACGTGCTATTTCAATACTGTTGCCAGTACCAGGACAGAGATCCCAAGTTAATTTTGTCAAATCGCAACCTCCTCCGCCTCCATCCAAACTACTTTGCTCACCCCCAATGAAACTTTCTTCCCCTCCGAAAAATTCAGGACCTTCAGGCGGATCTATACTACAACCATTACTTGTGGGAGTAACGTCAAAGTTTTGTGGTGTTGCCGGTGGAGGAATAGATGTCGTAAATGACCTGACCGATGACCATGGACCGTCACCGAATGCATTTTTCGCTTTCACCTGCCAATAATATGGTGTACTATATCCCAATCCGTTCGTCTGGACAGAAATAGCAGTAACATTCGAGTTCTCGAAAATGAAAGGTGCTTGCGGAGGATTTTGATTGTCAACCTGAACATGATACGATTGAGCGCCTGGCGTGAGGTACCAGGTTAATGTTGGTTGAAGATGTACATTGGTTGCACCATTCACTGGCAAATTCTGGCTTACTGCAACTAACGTTGGTATTGTAATAGTTGAAGTATTCGAATAAGAAGAAACAAATTCTTGAGCAGAACCGCGTACACGATAATAATACGTCACATCTTGCAATATATTCGGGTCATCGAATGTCCTTGTGCCTGAACCGTTTCCATTAGTTGTTACTTCACCGATAACAGAGTAATTTGTACCATCGGTACTTCTTTCCACTTGAAACGAAACCTCGTTATTAGATTGGTCTTGCCATGAAAGTCGAATTTGCTGAGTTGTTGTAAAAACACTTGTCAGAGATGTAGGACTAGTAATTATTCGGCGGCCGACAACAGTATACGCCACCCATGACTGAGGATCATCTGTATCCCCAGGCCACCATTTTTGAACTGAACCACCAAGTCCGCCACCGATAAAATAAATATAAGTTTCAACATCAAATCCATTAGCATTCAAGTTATAAATCCTGGCGTAAGGTATTCCAAAATTAGGATTACTTGGTTCCCACCCTCGCGTTTCACGTTCTCTCACCCAAACTAATGGGGTTTCAGCATAAGGAGCTGCAAAAGTGACATGCCAAGAGACTTTGTGGCGGCTTGATTCACCGTAGTAATCTTGATTCAGTTGTGGTGGATAGTATTGAGGTAATATTGCCAGCGTTAAATCATCCTGTTGCAACTGTCTATTCCCATTGGTTAACACTGCATGCTGAACTTCATAAGGCGGACTCAATTTCTTGATTGCGTTGCCAACATTTATCCTACCGTATCCGTATTCTGTATCCCATCCAGTAGAACCTTGATCATCTGCAGTTCGTTCAAGTAGGTGTTTAACATCATCGTTAGTCAAATTCAGGCCACGGTCAAGACTCTGGCTCAGAATTAAGCCGGCAGAACCTGAAACCAAAGGAGTAGCCAGAGATGTTCCACCGAAAAGATGTTGATCGTCCGTGTATTGTCCTCCTATTGTTGTTGTTCGATATTTTTCTGCCGGTGCTGAAACAGAAATGTGATTCCCTGCACTCGATCCGCTCCCAGTAACAGGATCGAACCATCGATTATCAAGTTTGTCGGTCCCTCCTACTGCAATTACACCGAAATATGCTGCCGGAAATGTTGTATAAGTATTGTACACATTTCCCATCGCTGCACAAACAATTCTACCTTGTAAGTATGCATTACCTATAGCTTCTTTTATTATCATTTCATCTTCCCCTCCAGTTTCAAAACTTAGGTTAAAAATATGAGCTCCACTTTGTCTTGCCCAATCAATACCTTTAGCAATACCATCAGGAATTCCTGTAGGAAGTACTCTAATTGGCATGATTTTACAATTCCACATGACCCCCGCTATGCTGTTCGGAGTATTGTCAGTAATAGCACCTATAACTCCTGCTATTTTTGTGCCATGGTCATTGGTGCCTGTAGGATCTGAATTATCATCTTCCTCGGTACATTTGAATGGCCATGGGCAATAATATACGCGAAAATATCTCCCTGCGATGACGCGACTTCTAATTCCAGAAATATCCAAATCAGGGTGGTCATGTTGTACACCATCATCTACTACCGCTACGACAACATCATCCCTACCTTTTTGGAAATCCCACGCAACTGTAGCATTAATGTCATGTCCACTTCCATCTGGATTACGATTATCTGGATTAAACAGCGCCCACTGTTTACGCTGCTTATCTTGTGTGCTGATCTCAGATGAAAAACCATCATTAATAACATTAATCAATTTTATTTTTTCAACTCTTAATATTCCAGGGATGCTACGTAATGAATCAATAATTCTATCGTCTGCTATACTGGTATCAAATTGCAGATCTATCCAACCCGATAGATCGTTTAGTATCACAGGGTTACCATACATATCGTGCGCTAAAGTATCAGCAAGCCGAGAGCCAATGAAAATTTTAGAAATGGACCGGCAGCCGAAATTCATCAAGCAGTATCTCAAACGGTCTGAAGCTATGTTAGAGACGGACATTACATCGGTTTCGTTTACATACATGCCGGGTTTCACTTTAATCCTTACGGCACCCGGAACAAAATTATTTCGTGTTTGTGCATCGACTAAAGCTATAAAACACATTTGCATAATTATAAAGATTTTCAATATTTGTGACATGATATTTCTCCTTATTTGTTAGTGAATTAATTTGTGAGTTGATGTGGATTTGTTCCATTAGTTTGTATAATCCATAAATTCAGTTTTGATCGGCTTTCGTTTCTCTTACTAAGCACAATAGAGCGACTATCGGGTGACCAAGAACACGAATATCCATCTATGAGTTTATGTTGATTTTTTCCATTTGAATCCATAAGCCATATCTCGGAATTGGAACCACTTATTACAGTCCACGCTATCCATTCTCCATTTTTTGACCACCTTGGATAGCGATCATTGATATTATTACTTGTCAGTCGTTTTGGATTGTTGCCTGAGGTGTCCATAATAAAAATTTCTTCGCCGAGAATACCAGTTAGGTATCGTGTATGTAAAATCATTCCACCCCCTGGCGACCATGCTGGCATCCGCCACTCGCCTACACCATGATCGCTAATATCTCGAAGACTTGAACCATCCGTATTCATAGTCCAAATTACGTTTGCTCCTTTTGGATCTTGGTAGGGAGTATCGAAGACAATTTTTTTTCCGTCAGGAGACCAACTTGGGAAATAAGCTGTGAAT from Ignavibacteriota bacterium encodes:
- the hslU gene encoding ATP-dependent protease ATPase subunit HslU, with translation MSKKNKKEASKEFTPKQIVSELDRYIIGQNAAKKAVAIAIRNRWRRMQTPESLREEIMPNNIIMIGPTGVGKTEIARRLAKLVNAPFIKVEASKFTEVGYVGRDVESMVRDLTEYSVTMVKAEKTAEVQDKARSLADERVLDILVGPVKKKSPNENDATAEGQPENDLHSSTRERFKEKLQANQLDDRTIEMEVTASQLPSMQVFGPINIEEMGLNIQEMFGNMMPKKHKKRRLTIAEARSLLTLEEADKLIDMDAAVKEALHRVQNSGIIFIDEIDKIARSQGSGGGPDVSREGVQRDLLPIVEGSNVMTKYGMVKTDHILFIASGAFHVSKPSDLIPELQGRFPIRVELNSLTEEDFVKILTIPQNALIKQYIALLETENVALEFSPESIREIARTAAEVNERVENIGARRLHTILTTLLEEFLFEAPDKYVDETLKVTDGLVREKLSEIVKDRDLSKYIL
- the hslV gene encoding ATP-dependent protease subunit HslV, which encodes MSNLIIHSTTVLGLRHNGQAVIGSDGQVTVGNAVMKHHAKKIRKLYNDTVLAGFAGAAADAFTLFERFEDKLQQYHGNLVRAAVELAKNWRTDKYLRHLEALLAVLNKEQSLIISGTGDVIEPDDGIVAIGSGGNFALAAARMLVKHTQLTPREIVQDSLTTAGEICIYTNENIVIEEL
- the rpoN gene encoding RNA polymerase factor sigma-54, which codes for MQQHLTQHLRQELRLTPQQVLYLKLLQLPVLSLEQRIKEELEANPLLEEGDEVETTTEQPEEPVEPLPELEGKSETITEKKESPEDGYSFEDFMNDDLSGYKTNVQSSDEDDDKDEFPMPAEVALTEKLKDQLQYLDITQEEELLGEEIIGNIDEDGYLRRELNLIVQDLNLAQGTTLTIERAERVLFQIQRLDPPGIAARSLQECLIAQLEIGEFPERTKELALKMLREQWYEFTLKHYAELAKYLTITIDELKQVIELISKLNPKPGEGTLTAQHNYIIPDFIVENEEGEFVINLNDRSVPPLRLNKRYKELMTQKKNTVTPTEVKTFIRDQFERAKWFINCIYQRRETMLKVMHTIVDRQREFFETGEGLRPMIYKDIAEVIGMDISTISRVVNGKYVQCEFGVFELRYFFSDKLSTTSGEDISNKEVKKKIKEIIEAENPQDPLSDDNIAAMLKAEGVNIARRTVAKYREAMRIPVARLRRTI
- a CDS encoding DUF3109 family protein; this translates as MENLVGFFNYFSLKNQVFSYRKVLYFDAAMFIIGEVRVETQVGKVEFACDLKRCKGACCTMPGGRGAPLLESEIPEIERAFPVVRKYLPVSHLQVIQEQGMYEGFPGYRATMCVDEGACVFVYYDDDIARCSLERAFLNGETVWKKPISCHLFPVRVSVTPRTTIRYEEIESCKPALERGKKEEIPLFEFLKEPLVRSFGEAWYQEFHKTCKELNQG
- a CDS encoding S8 family serine peptidase, coding for MSQILKIFIIMQMCFIALVDAQTRNNFVPGAVRIKVKPGMYVNETDVMSVSNIASDRLRYCLMNFGCRSISKIFIGSRLADTLAHDMYGNPVILNDLSGWIDLQFDTSIADDRIIDSLRSIPGILRVEKIKLINVINDGFSSEISTQDKQRKQWALFNPDNRNPDGSGHDINATVAWDFQKGRDDVVVAVVDDGVQHDHPDLDISGIRSRVIAGRYFRVYYCPWPFKCTEEDDNSDPTGTNDHGTKIAGVIGAITDNTPNSIAGVMWNCKIMPIRVLPTGIPDGIAKGIDWARQSGAHIFNLSFETGGEDEMIIKEAIGNAYLQGRIVCAAMGNVYNTYTTFPAAYFGVIAVGGTDKLDNRWFDPVTGSGSSAGNHISVSAPAEKYRTTTIGGQYTDDQHLFGGTSLATPLVSGSAGLILSQSLDRGLNLTNDDVKHLLERTADDQGSTGWDTEYGYGRINVGNAIKKLSPPYEVQHAVLTNGNRQLQQDDLTLAILPQYYPPQLNQDYYGESSRHKVSWHVTFAAPYAETPLVWVRERETRGWEPSNPNFGIPYARIYNLNANGFDVETYIYFIGGGLGGSVQKWWPGDTDDPQSWVAYTVVGRRIITSPTSLTSVFTTTQQIRLSWQDQSNNEVSFQVERSTDGTNYSVIGEVTTNGNGSGTRTFDDPNILQDVTYYYRVRGSAQEFVSSYSNTSTITIPTLVAVSQNLPVNGATNVHLQPTLTWYLTPGAQSYHVQVDNQNPPQAPFIFENSNVTAISVQTNGLGYSTPYYWQVKAKNAFGDGPWSSVRSFTTSIPPPATPQNFDVTPTSNGCSIDPPEGPEFFGGEESFIGGEQSSLDGGGGGCDLTKLTWDLCPGTGNSIEIARGTSSNDLRYYASVSYSSTCYTDNVCFVGLTVYYYKIRAVNDGGYSAWSPIFSNGATKIGVKNNEGKNITSGFILKQNIPNPFNPVTIINYELPSDCYVTLKVYNTLGKEVSTLVEMVQDAGNRSVTFDATLLQSSVYFYRIIAVPLTGSREIYTATKKMLIAK
- a CDS encoding TolB family protein, with protein sequence MKIIIRQRQRKWHCYYVLIILSVLIALILLAGCEDDDFISRPPEVELISKDEFPAWSPDGKWIAYYHEQYEEDTTYPTGLYAIDTGGYDRKLLVLGFATTPDWSPDGKWIVFYSGAIYAVNIQNDSLRRITPFTAYFPSWSPDGKKIVFDTPYQDPKGANVIWTMNTDGSSLRDISDHGVGEWRMPAWSPGGGMILHTRYLTGILGEEIFIMDTSGNNPKRLTSNNINDRYPRWSKNGEWIAWTVISGSNSEIWLMDSNGKNQHKLIDGYSCSWSPDSRSIVLSKRNESRSKLNLWIIQTNGTNPHQLTN